A window of the Microvirga terrae genome harbors these coding sequences:
- a CDS encoding response regulator: MSTLSTNITAEADSSLQTVLVVEDEVLIRLVIADYLRECGYRVHEAVSAEEAMVILQSPEVSVDVVFSDVEMTGSMDGFGLARWVRANKPGTQVILTSGAERSADIAATLCEAGPLLKKPYPSQDVVDRIRQLTAKAKRA, from the coding sequence GTGAGCACTCTTTCGACCAACATCACGGCCGAGGCCGATTCCTCCCTCCAGACCGTTCTCGTCGTGGAGGACGAGGTTCTGATCCGCCTCGTCATCGCCGATTACCTGCGCGAATGCGGCTACCGGGTCCATGAGGCGGTGAGCGCCGAAGAGGCGATGGTGATCCTCCAGTCACCCGAGGTGTCGGTCGACGTGGTGTTCAGCGACGTCGAGATGACCGGGTCCATGGACGGCTTCGGGCTGGCGCGGTGGGTCCGCGCCAACAAGCCGGGCACGCAGGTGATCCTCACCTCGGGGGCGGAGCGATCGGCCGACATCGCCGCGACGCTCTGCGAAGCGGGCCCCTTGCTGAAGAAGCCCTATCCGTCGCAGGACGTGGTCGATCGGATCCGGCAGCTCACGGCGAAGGCGAAGCGGGCTTGA
- a CDS encoding response regulator — protein MKPHRRIVKHPVVLLVEDEPLVRLTQVDILREAEFWVVEAQDADEAFELLKTRPDISVVLTDVDMPGSIDGFEFARLVRQGWPEVGVLVISGKTAPEPGDLPPNATFLHKPIMPDDLVAALTQAMAATPKSSVAQGS, from the coding sequence ATGAAACCGCATCGCCGAATCGTGAAACATCCGGTCGTTCTCCTCGTGGAAGACGAGCCGCTCGTTCGCCTCACGCAGGTCGACATTCTGCGAGAGGCGGAGTTCTGGGTCGTCGAGGCGCAGGACGCCGACGAAGCCTTCGAGCTGCTGAAGACGCGCCCCGACATTTCCGTCGTCCTCACGGATGTGGACATGCCGGGCTCCATCGACGGCTTCGAGTTCGCGCGTCTGGTTCGCCAGGGCTGGCCCGAGGTGGGCGTGCTGGTGATCTCCGGCAAGACCGCCCCCGAACCCGGCGACCTGCCGCCCAATGCCACGTTCCTCCACAAGCCGATCATGCCGGACGATCTGGTGGCGGCGCTCACGCAAGCGATGGCCGCGACACCCAAGAGCAGCGTCGCGCAGGGATCTTGA
- a CDS encoding response regulator, whose protein sequence is MSDPKPLGVILLVEDEPLVRLVAADILMEAHFRVIEAADAQEALRVMQAEVGVDLVLSDVEMPPGMNGYDLAWEIHRNWPSTGILITSGREWPRANDLPPGAAFLAKPFSPAALVSHALAAAEKAQAARAQRPGLPGEAADGAAPPVPKTA, encoded by the coding sequence GTGTCTGATCCGAAACCCTTAGGCGTCATTCTCCTCGTGGAAGACGAGCCGCTGGTGCGGCTGGTGGCGGCCGACATTCTCATGGAGGCGCATTTCCGCGTGATCGAGGCGGCCGACGCCCAGGAGGCCCTGAGGGTCATGCAGGCGGAGGTCGGCGTGGACCTGGTGCTCTCGGACGTGGAAATGCCGCCAGGCATGAACGGCTACGATCTGGCCTGGGAGATCCACCGGAACTGGCCCTCGACGGGAATCCTCATCACGTCGGGCCGCGAGTGGCCGCGGGCCAACGACCTGCCGCCGGGCGCGGCCTTCCTGGCCAAGCCCTTCTCCCCTGCCGCCCTGGTGTCTCATGCGCTGGCCGCGGCCGAGAAGGCCCAGGCCGCCCGTGCCCAGCGTCCAGGCCTGCCCGGCGAGGCCGCCGACGGCGCGGCTCCGCCCGTTCCGAAGACGGCCTGA
- a CDS encoding response regulator — protein MNAGSVTALPRRTPPAILVVEGDARIRCLVSDELRGSGFKVLEAGSAEEALTVLDAVRIELLFVALDLPGSDNGAETARLLGARQTAMRIILASAEGDRSGTPGPDGPDLGDLGPLIRKPYHASQVVGLVMRSLNWPDPP, from the coding sequence ATGAACGCTGGATCCGTCACGGCTCTTCCACGCCGGACACCCCCCGCCATCCTCGTGGTCGAAGGCGATGCGCGCATCCGCTGCCTGGTCAGCGATGAACTGCGCGGCTCGGGCTTCAAGGTTCTGGAGGCGGGTTCCGCCGAAGAGGCCCTCACGGTGCTCGATGCGGTCCGGATCGAGCTTCTCTTCGTAGCCCTCGATCTGCCGGGATCCGACAACGGCGCCGAAACGGCCCGGCTTCTCGGCGCCCGGCAGACGGCCATGAGGATCATCCTCGCCTCTGCCGAAGGAGACCGCTCCGGGACCCCCGGTCCGGACGGCCCGGATCTGGGCGATCTCGGGCCTCTCATCCGCAAGCCGTATCATGCGTCCCAGGTCGTCGGCCTCGTCATGCGCAGCCTCAACTGGCCCGACCCACCCTGA